In Alkalihalobacillus sp. TS-13, the following are encoded in one genomic region:
- a CDS encoding DeoR family transcriptional regulator, which translates to MLPIERQQQILTWLQQEGSLKVSEISNRLDVSEMTVYRDLKPLLERGEVEKTSKGISLGQQTTAPTINACTYCHKTDRTRHSVQLITKHQTVENTCCPHCGLLRYEDIKEEVSQILCSDFLQDTTISAKMATFLLKPNINLNCCHPQVIAFGSLKQAQQFQKGFGGELYSFTEAIDAIENEMNHTCNCK; encoded by the coding sequence ATGCTACCGATTGAAAGGCAACAACAAATTTTAACATGGCTGCAGCAGGAAGGATCATTGAAAGTTTCGGAGATTAGTAACAGGCTTGATGTTTCAGAAATGACCGTGTATCGGGATTTGAAACCACTGCTTGAACGAGGAGAGGTCGAGAAAACATCAAAAGGGATCTCATTGGGCCAACAAACGACAGCACCGACCATCAACGCTTGTACATATTGCCATAAGACGGATCGAACACGCCATTCTGTCCAATTGATCACAAAACATCAGACCGTCGAGAACACGTGCTGTCCACATTGTGGTCTTTTAAGGTATGAAGACATCAAGGAGGAAGTTTCACAAATTTTATGCAGCGATTTCCTGCAAGATACAACGATCAGTGCAAAAATGGCGACTTTCCTATTGAAACCTAACATCAACTTGAATTGCTGTCATCCACAAGTCATCGCATTCGGTTCGTTGAAACAGGCGCAGCAATTCCAAAAAGGGTTCGGCGGTGAACTTTACTCTTTCACTGAAGCAATCGATGCTATTGAAAATGAAATGAATCACACATGCAACTGCAAATAA
- a CDS encoding PepSY domain-containing protein, translating to MEVQRQPSYEKEQQESKKSSNKKSSFYASVWRWHFYAGIIFAPFLIILAFSGGVYLFKPQIESFIYHDLYYIEDVGDNVLLSSELVNTVKADYPDGSVRSMTFFDDPERTAEISVETESEMKSVFIDPYTGKILGSMNSEKTITEMFKKLHSELIVGGTVANRIVELAACWAVILLASGLYVWWPRNKASIWGTFLPRIRSNGRTFWRDIHAVPAFWLSLLILILIMTGLPWSGIMGEQINRLATSTHTGYPAFAFSPEDLESDVKAKDVAVDVPWAAKNVPVPESKRNESGMLAIDYPQQITDNRNIEKPYTISMPQGETGVYTISAFHDQPWKDAVMHVDQYSGEVLSDVRYDDYGILAKAISLGISIHEGKLFGLANQIIGLIVCIGLIGIVLSSFLMRRKRKPTGTSGAPKKPKDKKITRTVFCIMIVLGVLMPLVGVSIIIVFLIDKLVVQRIPKLKNWIGA from the coding sequence ATGGAAGTACAACGCCAACCATCTTATGAAAAAGAGCAACAAGAATCCAAGAAATCTTCCAATAAGAAATCATCTTTTTATGCTTCAGTTTGGAGATGGCACTTTTATGCTGGGATCATTTTTGCACCATTTCTGATCATCCTTGCATTCAGTGGTGGTGTCTACCTTTTCAAGCCACAGATTGAATCATTTATATACCATGATCTTTATTACATTGAAGATGTAGGGGATAACGTCCTTTTATCTTCCGAATTGGTGAACACTGTGAAGGCGGATTATCCAGACGGTTCAGTTCGTTCAATGACGTTCTTCGATGATCCGGAACGAACCGCTGAAATCAGTGTGGAAACTGAATCTGAAATGAAATCGGTTTTCATTGATCCATATACCGGAAAAATCCTCGGTTCGATGAATAGTGAAAAGACGATTACAGAAATGTTCAAGAAGCTACATAGCGAACTGATTGTCGGGGGTACAGTGGCCAACCGGATAGTGGAGTTAGCTGCATGTTGGGCTGTTATTCTACTCGCATCAGGTTTATATGTGTGGTGGCCTCGTAATAAGGCATCAATCTGGGGTACCTTCCTTCCTCGCATTCGGTCCAATGGCCGAACATTTTGGAGGGATATCCATGCGGTTCCTGCTTTTTGGCTGTCACTGCTGATTTTGATCCTGATCATGACAGGTTTACCGTGGTCCGGGATCATGGGCGAGCAAATCAATCGTTTAGCAACATCAACACATACGGGATACCCAGCATTCGCCTTTTCACCAGAAGATTTAGAGTCGGATGTAAAAGCGAAGGATGTCGCTGTTGATGTACCTTGGGCAGCCAAAAACGTCCCGGTACCAGAGTCAAAAAGAAATGAAAGTGGTATGCTAGCGATCGATTATCCACAGCAAATCACAGATAACCGTAACATCGAAAAGCCTTACACGATTTCGATGCCTCAAGGTGAAACAGGGGTTTATACCATTTCCGCATTTCACGATCAACCATGGAAAGATGCAGTGATGCATGTGGATCAATACAGTGGCGAAGTCCTATCGGATGTCCGCTATGACGATTACGGAATATTGGCAAAGGCGATTTCACTTGGTATCTCGATCCATGAAGGAAAGTTATTTGGTTTGGCGAATCAGATCATCGGTCTTATCGTATGTATAGGATTGATTGGTATCGTTCTTTCTTCCTTCTTAATGAGGAGAAAACGTAAACCAACTGGAACATCAGGGGCACCGAAAAAACCGAAAGATAAGAAGATCACGCGTACGGTTTTCTGCATCATGATCGTGCTTGGTGTGCTCATGCCATTAGTGGGGGTCTCGATCATTATCGTTTTCCTGATCGATAAGCTGGTGGTACAACGTATTCCCAAATTGAAAAATTGGATCGGTGCATAA
- a CDS encoding cytochrome c oxidase assembly protein: MVLFGELEWDYAILIVLLIITLVYLISLRKSLKKRRHLFFFSAGISFFYLLIGSPLDELSGVSMSTHMLKMSMLYFMVPPLLLLGLPLRFYQLQKVEWVERKILNNHYSLLVFAILFTMYHFPGIAGLVHVNPVYTFIYSAVMMITAFGMWGRMTSPTMKKWLCIGECHHYLKLNKWLLMPACISLLIFSHGISRFADSYSLQSLSELCYPTGSIPGQFLPFSMPFDQELAGVLMIIMHKVSLFMVPLLSDQSKDPIDTKQCFCSPINFK, from the coding sequence ATGGTCTTGTTTGGGGAGCTGGAGTGGGATTATGCTATTTTGATCGTTCTGTTGATCATCACTTTGGTCTATCTCATAAGTTTACGGAAAAGTCTCAAGAAAAGACGTCATCTATTTTTCTTTTCGGCTGGTATCTCTTTCTTTTATTTATTGATTGGAAGTCCATTGGATGAATTGAGCGGGGTTTCCATGAGTACGCATATGCTCAAGATGAGTATGCTTTATTTCATGGTTCCTCCATTATTGCTACTTGGTCTTCCATTACGTTTTTATCAGCTGCAGAAAGTCGAGTGGGTGGAAAGGAAAATCTTGAATAATCATTACAGTCTTCTGGTGTTTGCTATCCTATTTACCATGTATCACTTTCCAGGTATTGCTGGATTGGTTCATGTCAATCCTGTTTATACGTTTATTTACTCAGCAGTGATGATGATAACGGCTTTTGGGATGTGGGGGCGCATGACATCCCCAACAATGAAAAAATGGCTATGTATAGGTGAATGTCATCATTACTTGAAACTTAATAAATGGCTGTTAATGCCTGCCTGTATCAGTCTGTTGATTTTTTCCCATGGAATATCTAGATTTGCGGATTCCTATTCATTACAGAGTCTTTCTGAACTTTGTTATCCGACAGGATCAATACCTGGTCAATTCCTCCCTTTCTCTATGCCGTTTGATCAGGAATTAGCCGGGGTGCTCATGATCATCATGCATAAGGTCAGTCTATTTATGGTCCCATTACTATCCGACCAATCAAAAGATCCGATCGATACTAAACAATGCTTCTGCAGTCCGATAAATTTCAAATAA
- a CDS encoding FixH family protein, with product MTSFKLFIPFFLFMLLLAACGGSDEHQGQGEKKGSEHEGHGDNENAEDSMKMLEVDLQSPETADKGETVTIKAMVMYGDEHVADANEVVFEVWKEGSKDDSEMIEATNDGEGMYSIESSFDEEGVYFVQSHVTARDMHNMPKKEIKVGE from the coding sequence ATGACATCATTTAAATTATTCATTCCATTTTTCTTATTCATGTTACTTCTTGCGGCATGCGGTGGTTCTGATGAACATCAAGGACAAGGCGAAAAGAAGGGTAGTGAACACGAAGGGCACGGTGACAATGAAAATGCCGAAGATTCCATGAAAATGCTTGAAGTGGATCTTCAATCTCCTGAAACGGCTGATAAAGGGGAGACCGTCACAATAAAAGCGATGGTGATGTATGGAGATGAGCATGTTGCGGATGCAAACGAGGTCGTGTTTGAGGTGTGGAAGGAAGGCTCTAAAGACGACAGTGAAATGATTGAAGCAACCAACGATGGTGAAGGGATGTACTCCATCGAGAGTTCCTTTGATGAAGAGGGTGTTTATTTCGTACAGTCACACGTAACGGCTCGTGATATGCACAACATGCCGAAGAAAGAAATCAAGGTTGGCGAGTGA
- a CDS encoding SCO family protein, producing the protein MKELRVIFLLISLAIVLAACGGEKLEKPSDLDFEVKDFEYKNQDGETVRLSDLEGKVWIADFVFTNCNTVCPPMTNNMASLQKNIKEAGLENVEIVSFSVDPEVDSPKVLKEFGSKFNADFSNWHFLTGYGQKEIEEFAKDSFKTPVQKTGQSDQVTHGTSFYLVDQNGTIVTKYSGTDRSDKDDQEVIKDIKALQQ; encoded by the coding sequence ATGAAAGAACTTCGAGTGATTTTTTTACTCATTTCATTAGCGATCGTTTTGGCAGCTTGTGGTGGAGAAAAATTGGAAAAGCCTAGTGACTTAGACTTTGAAGTGAAAGATTTCGAATATAAAAATCAAGATGGGGAGACTGTAAGGTTGAGTGATCTTGAGGGCAAGGTTTGGATTGCAGATTTCGTATTCACAAATTGCAATACCGTTTGCCCGCCTATGACCAATAATATGGCGAGCCTCCAAAAGAATATAAAAGAGGCAGGATTGGAAAACGTTGAAATCGTATCCTTCAGTGTCGATCCTGAAGTGGATTCTCCAAAAGTGCTGAAAGAATTCGGTAGTAAGTTCAATGCGGACTTTTCGAATTGGCACTTTTTGACGGGTTACGGTCAAAAGGAAATCGAAGAGTTTGCAAAGGACAGCTTCAAGACCCCTGTTCAAAAAACAGGGCAATCCGATCAAGTGACACATGGAACTTCCTTTTATCTTGTAGATCAGAATGGAACAATAGTAACGAAGTACAGTGGAACAGATCGCTCTGATAAGGATGATCAAGAAGTAATCAAAGATATTAAAGCATTGCAACAGTGA
- the ctaG gene encoding cytochrome c oxidase assembly factor CtaG encodes MWEQVTMNFSFSQLWNPIFMAVTLLIIFFYLMYTGPWKNRFSNSEPVSVKKKVSFIVGIVMFYVGFGGPLYLIGHLMFSIHMIQMSVCYLMAPPLLLYGMPGWMIKPLLKSNSFTKPLKVLTKPLISLVLFNAVFSFYHFPLVFDYLMTNYTEHLIFQALLFMTAVIMWWPVICPIPEWDTMFGLKKVGYIFGNGILLTPACALIIFSESTLYSTYSNPETWSYALGLCLQLGGPVSPELYSQFVPLSPVDDQQLGGIIMKVVQEIVYGSVLGYVFFQWVRKERLKDDAEINQLLASTNRVK; translated from the coding sequence ATGTGGGAACAAGTAACGATGAACTTCAGCTTTAGTCAACTTTGGAATCCGATATTCATGGCGGTTACATTGCTAATCATTTTCTTTTATCTCATGTATACGGGACCATGGAAAAATCGTTTTTCTAATTCTGAACCGGTCAGTGTGAAAAAGAAGGTTTCATTCATTGTGGGAATTGTAATGTTCTACGTTGGTTTCGGCGGACCGCTCTATCTGATCGGACACTTGATGTTCAGCATCCATATGATACAGATGTCGGTCTGTTATCTGATGGCTCCGCCTCTGTTGCTCTATGGCATGCCTGGTTGGATGATCAAGCCTCTACTGAAGAGCAATTCGTTCACGAAGCCCTTAAAAGTATTGACGAAACCACTGATTTCATTGGTATTATTCAATGCGGTATTTTCCTTTTATCATTTTCCGCTTGTTTTTGATTACTTGATGACCAACTACACGGAACATCTCATTTTCCAGGCTCTTCTTTTCATGACAGCAGTCATCATGTGGTGGCCGGTCATTTGTCCAATACCTGAATGGGATACGATGTTTGGATTGAAGAAGGTCGGTTATATTTTCGGAAACGGGATCTTGTTGACCCCAGCTTGTGCACTGATCATCTTTTCTGAATCAACGCTTTATTCAACTTACAGCAATCCTGAAACCTGGTCTTACGCTCTTGGGCTGTGTCTGCAATTAGGTGGTCCTGTGTCGCCGGAATTATACAGCCAGTTTGTCCCTTTATCACCTGTAGACGATCAGCAACTGGGCGGCATCATCATGAAAGTGGTTCAGGAGATTGTTTATGGCTCGGTACTCGGATATGTATTTTTCCAATGGGTCCGGAAAGAGCGTTTGAAGGATGACGCTGAAATAAATCAATTGTTAGCTTCTACAAATCGTGTAAAATAA
- a CDS encoding GNAT family N-acetyltransferase, with translation MLYLIVDFATAEHKVDIPKIKEVNDLAFGQENEARLIEGVRKSDAFIPELSLVAETESGDVIRHILFSRISIKTGGGSEPTLALAPMAVKPDWQIKGVGSALVRDGLNRCIEAGFGSVVVLGHSKFYPRFGFIRASTKGIHPPFEIPDEAFMVYEAVPGQLDGIEGTVQYP, from the coding sequence TTGTTATACTTAATTGTTGATTTTGCAACAGCGGAACATAAAGTTGATATTCCTAAGATAAAAGAAGTGAATGACCTTGCGTTCGGACAAGAAAATGAAGCAAGATTGATTGAGGGGGTCCGGAAATCGGATGCATTTATACCTGAGTTGTCACTCGTTGCCGAAACAGAAAGTGGAGATGTGATCAGGCATATTTTATTCAGCAGGATTTCTATAAAAACAGGTGGCGGAAGTGAACCAACGCTAGCTCTTGCACCAATGGCTGTAAAACCGGACTGGCAAATCAAAGGCGTCGGTTCTGCATTGGTACGGGATGGTCTTAACCGATGTATCGAGGCAGGCTTCGGTTCGGTTGTCGTTCTCGGACATTCGAAATTTTATCCAAGATTCGGTTTTATCCGTGCTAGTACGAAAGGGATCCACCCACCGTTCGAAATTCCGGATGAAGCGTTCATGGTCTATGAAGCGGTGCCTGGTCAATTGGACGGAATCGAAGGCACAGTACAATATCCTTGA
- a CDS encoding DUF1206 domain-containing protein, whose amino-acid sequence MTAWTPNPDEMIGLDGALGKIASQPYGQIMLGAIAVGLFLYGVFQVWKGKSRHMRVK is encoded by the coding sequence TTGACGGCATGGACACCAAATCCAGATGAAATGATCGGCCTGGACGGTGCGTTAGGAAAAATCGCCTCCCAGCCATACGGACAAATCATGCTCGGAGCTATTGCTGTAGGTCTGTTCTTATATGGGGTATTCCAGGTTTGGAAAGGGAAAAGCCGACACATGAGAGTCAAATAG
- a CDS encoding TIGR04104 family putative zinc finger protein has product MPTCQNCYQEWTWRQTFRKQFRFTNKMTCPYCGEIQFISAKTRRNMVGYVVLIPLFLLCVMAAIDFLIIGVPAMALYLSHVGVFAAMIFISPFYMEVTNTEEPLW; this is encoded by the coding sequence ATGCCGACATGTCAAAATTGCTACCAAGAATGGACATGGAGACAAACCTTTAGAAAACAGTTCCGGTTCACAAATAAGATGACCTGTCCTTATTGTGGTGAAATACAATTCATATCAGCAAAAACTCGCAGAAATATGGTTGGTTATGTGGTCCTTATACCACTTTTTCTATTATGCGTAATGGCAGCCATAGACTTTTTAATCATTGGTGTCCCTGCAATGGCCCTATATTTATCCCATGTTGGGGTTTTTGCTGCAATGATTTTCATTTCTCCATTTTATATGGAAGTGACGAACACCGAAGAACCTCTTTGGTGA
- a CDS encoding alpha/beta hydrolase produces MLETFSINLTPFNQERTVRVYLPKSYDDSEQHYPVLYMHDGKNVFRDEVAVGGKSLELENYLDEYNIDLIVIGIDQPSTFEERVNQYCPWKNGEYCKTKFGDDRDLGGKGKEYIKFIVDELKPLIDQKYRTKADRTMMAGISLGGLISTYAACAYPDIFTKIAGLSSGFWRNQEEIEALIKEADLSNIEGIYLDCGTMETNDEYINAGFLDSNQRVFAMLDQKVANTTFKIIDGGEHNYHAFQKRVSDFIGFILQDKVKTEM; encoded by the coding sequence ATGCTTGAAACTTTTTCGATCAACCTGACCCCATTCAATCAAGAGAGAACGGTTCGGGTTTACTTGCCGAAATCCTATGACGATTCGGAACAACATTATCCAGTCCTGTACATGCATGATGGGAAAAATGTATTCCGGGATGAAGTTGCGGTTGGTGGTAAATCTTTAGAACTTGAAAACTATTTAGACGAGTATAATATTGATTTGATTGTGATCGGAATTGATCAGCCGTCAACATTTGAAGAGCGCGTCAACCAGTATTGCCCGTGGAAGAACGGGGAGTATTGTAAAACAAAATTTGGTGATGATCGGGACCTTGGCGGTAAAGGCAAAGAGTACATCAAGTTCATTGTCGATGAACTGAAACCGCTCATCGATCAAAAGTACAGAACGAAGGCGGATCGTACTATGATGGCTGGAATTTCTTTGGGCGGGTTGATTTCTACATATGCCGCTTGCGCTTATCCAGACATTTTTACGAAGATAGCAGGTTTGTCTTCAGGGTTTTGGCGCAACCAGGAAGAAATCGAAGCCTTGATAAAAGAAGCGGATTTATCCAATATCGAAGGGATCTATCTCGATTGTGGCACGATGGAAACCAATGACGAATATATCAATGCTGGATTCCTGGATTCGAATCAACGTGTTTTTGCGATGCTTGATCAAAAGGTGGCAAATACGACATTCAAAATCATAGATGGAGGGGAGCATAACTATCATGCCTTCCAAAAACGTGTTTCAGATTTCATTGGATTCATCCTCCAAGATAAGGTGAAAACAGAGATGTAA
- the katA gene encoding catalase KatA: MSKNKNHLTTSWGAPVGDNQNSITAGSRGPTLIQDVHLLEKLAHFNRERVPERVVHAKGAGAHGYFEVTNDVSKYTKADFLSEVGKKTPLFVRFSTVAGENGSADSVRDPRGFAVKFYTEEGNYDLVGNNTPVFFIRDAIKFPDFIHTQKRHPKTHLKNPNAVWDFWSLSPESLHQVTILMSDRGIPATYRHMHGFGSHTFKWVNADGDGVWVKYHFKTEQGIKNLTEEVGTKIAGENPDYHTEDLFNAIENGDYPEWKLYVQIMPLEDANTYRWDPFDVTKVWSQKDYPLIEVGKMVLNKNPENYFAEVEQATFSPGMFVPGIDVSPDKMLQGRLFAYSDAHRYRVGANHNALPINRPKNEVNTYQRDGQMRFDDNGGGSVYYEPNSQGGPGESPENKQAAFPVSGVAESVPYDHNDHYTQAGDLYRLMDEGERERLVKNIVGAMSGVESDDIKLRQIQHFYKADPEYGEKVAQGLGLPVPQEVK, encoded by the coding sequence ATGAGTAAGAATAAGAATCATTTAACAACAAGCTGGGGTGCGCCAGTTGGGGACAACCAGAACTCGATCACTGCTGGTTCGCGTGGTCCGACGTTGATCCAGGATGTACACCTCCTTGAAAAATTAGCACACTTCAACCGTGAACGTGTTCCGGAACGTGTCGTACACGCAAAAGGAGCAGGGGCTCATGGCTATTTCGAAGTGACGAATGACGTAAGTAAATACACCAAAGCGGATTTTTTATCTGAAGTAGGGAAGAAGACGCCTCTTTTCGTACGCTTTTCTACAGTTGCCGGGGAAAATGGTTCTGCGGATTCCGTTCGGGACCCTCGTGGTTTTGCGGTGAAATTTTATACAGAAGAAGGGAACTACGACCTGGTTGGAAACAACACACCGGTCTTTTTCATACGTGATGCAATCAAGTTTCCGGACTTTATCCATACACAAAAGCGTCATCCGAAAACGCATTTGAAGAACCCGAATGCAGTTTGGGATTTCTGGTCACTTTCTCCAGAATCGTTACATCAGGTTACGATTTTGATGTCGGACCGCGGTATTCCAGCGACCTACCGACACATGCACGGGTTCGGAAGCCATACATTCAAATGGGTCAATGCTGATGGAGACGGTGTTTGGGTGAAATATCACTTCAAGACAGAGCAAGGCATTAAGAACCTGACAGAAGAAGTTGGGACGAAGATTGCCGGGGAAAATCCGGATTACCATACAGAGGATCTTTTCAATGCGATCGAAAATGGCGATTATCCTGAGTGGAAGCTTTACGTACAGATCATGCCGTTGGAAGATGCAAACACTTACCGCTGGGATCCGTTCGATGTAACGAAGGTCTGGTCACAAAAAGATTATCCGTTGATTGAAGTCGGTAAAATGGTATTGAACAAGAATCCGGAAAACTACTTTGCTGAGGTAGAGCAGGCGACGTTCTCACCAGGTATGTTTGTGCCAGGAATCGATGTGTCACCAGATAAAATGCTGCAAGGCCGTCTGTTCGCATACTCCGATGCACACCGTTACCGTGTAGGTGCGAACCATAATGCACTTCCGATCAACCGACCGAAGAACGAAGTGAACACCTATCAGCGTGATGGTCAAATGAGATTCGATGACAATGGCGGCGGTTCCGTTTATTACGAGCCGAACAGCCAGGGCGGGCCAGGTGAATCTCCTGAAAATAAGCAAGCGGCATTCCCTGTATCAGGTGTGGCTGAAAGTGTTCCTTACGATCATAATGATCACTACACACAAGCAGGTGATCTATACCGCTTGATGGATGAAGGCGAGCGCGAACGACTTGTGAAAAATATCGTCGGTGCGATGTCAGGTGTTGAATCGGATGACATCAAGCTCCGTCAGATCCAGCACTTCTATAAAGCCGATCCTGAATACGGGGAAAAAGTAGCCCAGGGTCTCGGGTTGCCAGTACCCCAAGAAGTGAAATAA
- a CDS encoding M1 family metallopeptidase, whose amino-acid sequence MKKILWMVGVLALLLGGGLYFAEDRTDLLSVFSSKPDIDDVNTAYEVDVEVFPDEKTAKATMKIFTKNDTGKTQDKIYFQVLGNKFHDLDKLTSDAWRDYLGPAPEPGGIGFTKVTLDGAATDYTLEGTMLEIPLENWKVNETLELTMEFDITVPFNEGIFSYTENNIYFANWLPIRAVYEDDGWYMNEFHPIGDSGYYEPADYTVNVTLPKEYQIASTGVETSEPTEYETKKTYEFEAKKVREFAMCVMDQTYQVKKEEVDGMTIRSWYTPDSEEGFDTYHRAAVEAFQHFEKSFGDYPYEEFDVVPGPRTFLGMEYPGMTVVNSDYYQTGEKFFIPTIVHEIAHQWWYAVVGNNPIEAPWLDESLTNYSTLQFLKEYEPGLAVEHADRYADKTEQLPALSRNGYTIASPTTEFQDNELYAALVYGVGPQMYYSLEKEIGIDKMNEALAHYFKHNQFEFATKEDLLASFKKVVGPETEDYFNQWLEGHPVELADVK is encoded by the coding sequence ATGAAAAAGATACTTTGGATGGTCGGCGTACTGGCCCTGCTTTTAGGGGGAGGATTGTATTTTGCAGAGGATCGAACGGATCTCCTTTCTGTGTTCAGCTCCAAGCCCGACATTGACGATGTGAATACAGCTTACGAGGTGGACGTTGAAGTCTTCCCTGACGAGAAAACGGCAAAAGCTACCATGAAAATTTTCACGAAGAACGATACCGGCAAGACGCAGGATAAAATCTATTTTCAGGTGCTCGGCAACAAGTTTCATGACCTCGACAAATTGACAAGTGATGCCTGGCGGGACTACTTAGGCCCAGCCCCTGAACCTGGCGGAATCGGTTTTACAAAAGTCACACTAGATGGTGCGGCCACTGATTATACACTTGAGGGTACAATGCTTGAAATCCCTCTTGAAAACTGGAAAGTGAACGAGACACTCGAACTGACGATGGAATTCGATATCACCGTTCCGTTCAATGAAGGGATTTTTTCATACACCGAAAATAATATCTATTTTGCGAATTGGCTGCCTATCCGGGCTGTGTATGAAGATGACGGATGGTACATGAACGAGTTTCACCCGATCGGCGACTCAGGTTACTATGAACCTGCCGATTATACTGTCAACGTCACCCTTCCGAAAGAGTACCAAATTGCAAGTACAGGTGTGGAAACATCTGAACCGACCGAATATGAAACGAAGAAAACCTATGAATTCGAGGCTAAAAAAGTCCGGGAATTTGCGATGTGTGTGATGGATCAAACGTATCAGGTAAAAAAAGAGGAAGTTGACGGTATGACCATCCGAAGCTGGTATACGCCTGATTCGGAGGAAGGCTTTGACACCTACCACCGTGCTGCAGTCGAAGCTTTTCAGCATTTTGAAAAATCATTCGGCGATTATCCGTATGAAGAATTCGATGTGGTTCCCGGACCTCGTACATTTTTAGGCATGGAATATCCAGGAATGACAGTCGTCAACAGTGATTATTATCAGACGGGAGAGAAGTTCTTCATCCCGACCATTGTGCATGAAATCGCTCACCAATGGTGGTATGCGGTTGTAGGGAATAACCCGATCGAAGCACCATGGCTTGATGAAAGCCTGACAAACTATTCAACGCTACAATTTTTAAAAGAGTATGAACCAGGTCTTGCGGTTGAACATGCGGATCGATATGCAGACAAAACAGAACAATTGCCTGCACTCTCGAGGAATGGCTACACCATTGCAAGTCCGACAACGGAATTTCAGGATAATGAGCTATACGCAGCACTTGTTTATGGAGTCGGTCCACAGATGTATTACAGCCTTGAAAAAGAGATCGGAATAGATAAAATGAACGAAGCGCTCGCCCATTACTTTAAGCATAATCAATTCGAATTTGCCACGAAGGAAGACCTTCTTGCTTCCTTTAAAAAAGTAGTCGGACCTGAAACGGAAGACTACTTCAACCAATGGTTGGAAGGTCATCCGGTAGAGTTGGCAGATGTAAAGTAG
- a CDS encoding DedA family protein, with the protein MFDFIVQLIKDFGVWGLLASLALEASSIPFPGGLVTLTFGYFLNLSLVEVFSYSILASGVYTVFSFIPYGIGYKLEDKLKEKTNAYKIERAQRWFKKCGVWSIAFTRPIGLGNYISYVAGVSKVNRWKFAILTLIGILPWTVTMLWLGSTGNLKSVTGFLDEFQMYVFIALGLVIIIFFGYRYYKRKSCSTKDIVKE; encoded by the coding sequence ATGTTTGATTTTATAGTGCAACTCATTAAAGATTTCGGTGTATGGGGTTTGCTTGCAAGCCTTGCGTTAGAAGCATCATCCATTCCATTTCCAGGAGGGCTTGTGACTCTTACATTCGGATACTTCCTCAACCTTTCCCTTGTGGAGGTTTTCTCTTATTCTATACTTGCTAGTGGTGTGTATACTGTATTCAGCTTCATCCCTTATGGAATCGGATATAAGCTCGAGGATAAATTGAAAGAGAAGACGAATGCTTATAAAATCGAGAGGGCGCAGCGCTGGTTTAAAAAGTGTGGCGTTTGGAGTATCGCTTTTACACGGCCGATCGGTCTAGGGAATTATATTTCGTATGTCGCCGGTGTCAGTAAGGTGAACCGGTGGAAGTTTGCAATCCTCACCCTCATTGGAATCCTTCCCTGGACCGTAACAATGCTGTGGCTCGGAAGTACAGGCAACCTGAAATCTGTGACAGGCTTTCTGGATGAATTTCAAATGTATGTGTTCATTGCTCTCGGTTTAGTCATCATCATATTTTTCGGGTATCGCTATTATAAAAGGAAAAGCTGTTCTACCAAGGACATTGTAAAAGAATAG